The genomic DNA GTGAGCAGAAGAAGAGGGATGATGTCAGAAGGATTTAAAGAGGAACTAGCGAAGGAGCTAGGATTTTATGATGTCGTTCAAAAAGAAGGTTGGGGTGGCATTAAAGCGAAAGACGCTGGCAACATGGTCAAGCGTGCGATCGAAATAGCGCAACAGCAGTTAACGGAAAAGCGCTAAAAGCAAGCAACCTTTTTACTTCATGCGAGAGTTAACTAACAATTCGAATTCATTGCGACAGAAGCCGGAGAAAACTGATTCTCCGGCTTTTTTGTGTGGAGAGGTCTTACTTTTATTGTTTTGTGGTAAAATAGGACAAAAATGGACTAGAGAGAATGTTTAAAGTAGGTGGAGATGTTGAAGCTTTTAATAAAAGCTCCTGCAAAGATCAATTTATCGTTAGATGTATTACATAAACGATCAGATGGGTTTCATGAAGTAGAAATGATCATGACAACGATAGACCTTGCTGATCGAGTCGAACTAACCTTTTTAGAAGAGGATGCGATACGAATCAACTCTCAAAATCGGTTTGTTCCAGACGATCAACGGAATCTAGCCTTTCAAGCAGCAAAGCTGTTGAAAGAAAGGTTTCAAGTGAAAGCTGGAGTTCATATTTCTATTGAGAAAAATATTCCTGTTGCCGCAGGATTGGCGGGTGGAAGCAGTGATGCAGCCGCAACGCTAAGAGGGTTAAACAAGCTTTGGAAATTGAATTTAACTTTGGACGAGCTTGCGGAATTAGGCTCTGAGATTGGGTCGGATGTGTCCTTTTGTGTTTACGGTGGAACGGCGTTAGCAAAAGGACGTGGAGAAAAGATTACACAACTTCCTCCACCTCCTACTTGTTGGGTAGTTTTAGCAAAGCCATTTATCGGCGTTTCAACAGCAGACGTGTATAGAAGGCTTGAATTAAGTGGAATAAGTCATCCTAACCTACCTGCAATGGTCGAGGCGATTAAAGAAGGAAGCTTTAATGGTGTGTGTGACAATGTAGGAAATGTGCTCGAAGAAGTCACTTTGAAGCTTTATCCGGAGGTTGCTCAAATCAAGGATCAAATGCAAAGATTTGGCGCCGATGCAGTACTGATGAGCGGAAGCGGTCCAACTGTTTTTGCCCTTGTTCACCATGATTCAAGAATGCACCGACTGTATAATGGGCTGAGAGGATTTTGTGACCAGGTTTTTGCTGTACGCATGCTAGGAGAACGACATACCCTTGATTAAATCCGTACATTAATGGTATATTATCGTTAAAACATTCGGATATGGGAGGTCTATTATGAAGTTTCGTCGAAGCGAAAGGTTAGTAGATATGACGAATTATTTGCTTGAGCACCCCCAGCAATTAGTTTCACTTTCTTTCTTTTCAGAAAGGTATGGTTCCGCTAAATCATCTATCAGTGAAGATTTAGCAATCATTAAAGAGACTTTTGAGAAAAGAGGAATCGGGACGCTGAAAACGGTTCCTGGAGCATCAGGTGGTGTGAAGTTTACTGTAAAAGTATCAGATGGGGAAGCCAGGCCAATTATTAACGAATTATGCGGCCTAATTGCTGATCCTGATCGGCTGTTACCGGGTGGATATCTGTATATGACAGATATATTAGGAGATCCAGCGATTGTTCAAAAGGCTGGCCGCTTACTTGCTTCTGCTTTTACAGAGGAGAAAATTGATCTGGTTATGACAGTTGCAACGAAGGGAATTCCTTTGGCATATGCGGTTGCAAGTCATTTAAATGTGCCGGTTGTTATTGTGCGCCGAGATAATAAAGTAACTGAGGGTTCCACAGTAAGTATTAACTATGTGTCAGGATCAACAGGACGAATTCAAACGATGGTTCTTTCGAAACGCAGTATGGATCAAGGGGCTAATGTTTTAATTGTTGATGATTTTATGAAAGCAGGCGGAACCGTTAACGGAATGATTAGTATGTTGAATGAGTTTAATGCTAATTTAGCTGGTATTGCCGTACTCGTGGAAGCAGAGAAAATTGAAGAGAGACTAGTGGATGATTATTTATCCTTAGTAAAGCTTTCGGATGTGGATGTAAAAGAAAAGCAAATCCAAGTGAATGAAGGAAATTATTTTTTACATAAACAGGAGGAGTTAATATGAAAGTAGTTCAAACAAATGAAGCACCAGCAGCTATCGGGCCATATTCTCAAGGTATCGTTGTAAACAATATGTTTTATAGCTCTGGTCAGATTCCTTTAACTGCCGAGGGTGATTTACTTCAAGGAGATGTAAAAGAACAAACACATCAAGTATTTAAAAACTTACAGGCTGTCCTTAAAGAAGCAGGAGCAACGCTCGAAACAGTAGTAAAGGCAACGGTATTTATTAAAAACATGGATGAATTTGCTGCAGTAAATGAAGTGTATGGAGAATATTTTTCTGTACATAAGCCAGCTCGTTCTTGTGTGGAAGTGGCAAGATTGCCGAAGGATGTATTAGTAGAAATCGAAGTAATTGCACTCGTCAAATAAGACGAGTGTTTTTTATTCTTTATAAATTACAAATAGTTCACGATTTTGACTAATTTTTCAAAAAAAATTGAATTTGAAGAAGGAGATATGAAAAATTTGTTGAATATTTAAACGTAGATTATATCTAATTGTGCAAAGGTGGTGAACAGGATGGAAGTAACAGACGTAAGATTACGCCGCGTTAATACAGACGGACGTATGAGAGCAATCGCATCCATTACGCTTGATAATGAGTTTGTTGTTCACGATATCCGCGTGATAGACGGAAATAACGGATTATTCGTTGCTATGCCTAGTAAACGCACACCAGATGGAGAGTTTCGCGATATCGCTCATCCGATTAATTCAGGTACACGTGGGAAGATTCAAGAAGCAGTATTAGCTGAGTACCACCGTTTAGGTGAATTAGAAGTTGAATTTGAAGAAGCTGGAGCTTCCTAAAAAAATAAACAACAAGGGCCTACTTCATGAGTAAGGCTCTTTTTTTATGTTTTTGAACCCATTTATTCTCTCTACATACTATTACCCATAAAAATATAAAGTTAAACCTTTCTCAATGTTAAAATCATGTAGTTTTTCATCTGTTCTTGAAAAATACGAGTATTTAAGATATATTCTTAATGGATAAAAAGGTATATTGGAGGCCTGTAAATGTCGAATCGGTATGCGGTAGTATTAGCCGCAGGTCAAGGAACTAGGATGAAATCAAAACTGTACAAAGTTCTTCATCCTGTTGGTGGTAAGCCTATGGTGCAGCATGTAATTGATCATGTGAAAAAGCTTAATATAAACAGCATTGTAACAGTTATTGGACACGGAGCGGAACTTGTGAAAGCACAGCTAGGCGATGAAAGTAGCTATGTGCTTCAAGAGCAACAGCTTGGAACAGCACATGCTGTTATGCAAGCAAGGGATATACTAAAGGATAAAGAAGGCATTACCATTGTTGTATGTGGAGATACTCCTCTAATTAAGGAAACGACGATGGAAGCATTGTTTAAGCATCATGAAGAGACTTCTGCTAAAGTAACGATTTTAACAGCATGGACCAATGATCCTACAGGCTATGGACGTATTATTAGAAACGAAGATGGATCGGTTGAGAAAATCGTTGAGCATAAAGATGCAACGAATGAAGAACGCTTAGTAAAAGAGATTAATACGGGAACGTATTGCTTTGACAATAAAGCCCTCTTTGAGGCACTTACAAATGTTTCAAATGATAACGTCCAAGGGGAGTACTATTTACCAGATGTTATTGAAATTCTCAAAAATGCTGGAGAAATAGTAACAGCTTATCAAACAGAAGATTTTGAAGAAACATTGGGCGTTAATGACCGAGTAGCGTTAGCTGAAGCGGAACGAATCTTTAAAGAACGTACGAATGAGTGGCATATGCGTAACGGTGTGACAATCATTGATCCTTCAAGTACATATATTGGTCCAGATGTAGAAATTGGTCAAGATACTATTCTTTACCCTGGAACGATATTAGCAGGAAGAACAGTGATTGGAGAAGATTGTATTATTGGTCCACAGACTGAAATTCACAATTGTAAAATTGGCAAAGGAACGGCTATCCGTCAGTCAGTAGCTTTCGATAGTGAAATTGGTAATGAGGTTGCCATTGGTCCTTTTGCGCATATAAGACCTCAATCGAGTATTCATGATGAAGTGAAAATAGGTAACTTTGTTGAAATCAAGAAAGCGGTATTCGGCAAAGGAAGTAAGGCTTCCCATCTAAGCTATATTGGAGATGCTGAAGTTGGTAGCAATGTAAACATTGGTTGTGGATCGATTACGGTGAACTATGATGGGAAAAATAAGTACTTAACAAAAATTGAAGACAATGTATTTATTGGTTGTAATTCAAACCTTGTAGCTCCAGTTAGAGTAGGAGAAGGGGCGTATGTAGCAGCTGGGTCAACCATCACTGAAGATGTCCCAGGAGAAGCACTCGCTATAGCTAGAGCAAAACAAGTTAACAAAGAAGCTTACGTATCAAAATTAAATAGCAAAAAGAAATAAGCAATCGGAGGTCCATCATGTCAAATCAGTATTTAGATCCAAATT from Robertmurraya sp. FSL R5-0851 includes the following:
- a CDS encoding small, acid-soluble spore protein, alpha/beta type → MSRRRGMMSEGFKEELAKELGFYDVVQKEGWGGIKAKDAGNMVKRAIEIAQQQLTEKR
- the ispE gene encoding 4-(cytidine 5'-diphospho)-2-C-methyl-D-erythritol kinase gives rise to the protein MKLLIKAPAKINLSLDVLHKRSDGFHEVEMIMTTIDLADRVELTFLEEDAIRINSQNRFVPDDQRNLAFQAAKLLKERFQVKAGVHISIEKNIPVAAGLAGGSSDAAATLRGLNKLWKLNLTLDELAELGSEIGSDVSFCVYGGTALAKGRGEKITQLPPPPTCWVVLAKPFIGVSTADVYRRLELSGISHPNLPAMVEAIKEGSFNGVCDNVGNVLEEVTLKLYPEVAQIKDQMQRFGADAVLMSGSGPTVFALVHHDSRMHRLYNGLRGFCDQVFAVRMLGERHTLD
- the purR gene encoding pur operon repressor, which translates into the protein MKFRRSERLVDMTNYLLEHPQQLVSLSFFSERYGSAKSSISEDLAIIKETFEKRGIGTLKTVPGASGGVKFTVKVSDGEARPIINELCGLIADPDRLLPGGYLYMTDILGDPAIVQKAGRLLASAFTEEKIDLVMTVATKGIPLAYAVASHLNVPVVIVRRDNKVTEGSTVSINYVSGSTGRIQTMVLSKRSMDQGANVLIVDDFMKAGGTVNGMISMLNEFNANLAGIAVLVEAEKIEERLVDDYLSLVKLSDVDVKEKQIQVNEGNYFLHKQEELI
- a CDS encoding RidA family protein: MKVVQTNEAPAAIGPYSQGIVVNNMFYSSGQIPLTAEGDLLQGDVKEQTHQVFKNLQAVLKEAGATLETVVKATVFIKNMDEFAAVNEVYGEYFSVHKPARSCVEVARLPKDVLVEIEVIALVK
- the spoVG gene encoding septation regulator SpoVG; this translates as MEVTDVRLRRVNTDGRMRAIASITLDNEFVVHDIRVIDGNNGLFVAMPSKRTPDGEFRDIAHPINSGTRGKIQEAVLAEYHRLGELEVEFEEAGAS
- the glmU gene encoding bifunctional UDP-N-acetylglucosamine diphosphorylase/glucosamine-1-phosphate N-acetyltransferase GlmU; the encoded protein is MSNRYAVVLAAGQGTRMKSKLYKVLHPVGGKPMVQHVIDHVKKLNINSIVTVIGHGAELVKAQLGDESSYVLQEQQLGTAHAVMQARDILKDKEGITIVVCGDTPLIKETTMEALFKHHEETSAKVTILTAWTNDPTGYGRIIRNEDGSVEKIVEHKDATNEERLVKEINTGTYCFDNKALFEALTNVSNDNVQGEYYLPDVIEILKNAGEIVTAYQTEDFEETLGVNDRVALAEAERIFKERTNEWHMRNGVTIIDPSSTYIGPDVEIGQDTILYPGTILAGRTVIGEDCIIGPQTEIHNCKIGKGTAIRQSVAFDSEIGNEVAIGPFAHIRPQSSIHDEVKIGNFVEIKKAVFGKGSKASHLSYIGDAEVGSNVNIGCGSITVNYDGKNKYLTKIEDNVFIGCNSNLVAPVRVGEGAYVAAGSTITEDVPGEALAIARAKQVNKEAYVSKLNSKKK